The following proteins are co-located in the Pyricularia oryzae 70-15 chromosome 1, whole genome shotgun sequence genome:
- a CDS encoding NACHT and WD domain-containing protein has protein sequence MAQQPRKTSLAGLLSRTSTTRSAHSPHNLTSELSSLSTAESEKGPLGLTNLNSVSSSLDPTADVIFIHGLGGGSRKTWSFSPNADHFWPQSWLPSDPDFADVRFHTFGYKADWAERQQSALNIRDFALSLLSGLKNSPAIRRNDNTRIVLVGHSMGGCVAKKAYILARQDPTCHDLVRRFHSIFFIGTPHRGSNLAVTLENMITMAWGRKPFVGDLIPGSDALGEINESFRHYAPDLKLWSFYETLPVRTAVMNKIVVEKDSATLGYPGEEIAALDADHRQVCKFETSANANFKTLRNALLTSVDLIRAASGQDTAATAPTAHPPIQASSPTLAPGEEISRLSQFLDASPDLEDDLLTLQLLREPGSCKWFAQTSAFTSWKSGTAPEILWVTGRPAAGKSILSSYIVDQLAPPGSFCSHFFFKHGIEGKRSLSDCLRSLVFQMATHDAEVRRRLLKLDAADMVWDKEDEVSVWRKLITGCIGKLPSITSHYWVLDGLDECHNFGSMFSKKIFASLPRGLRVFVAARDLEEIQRGLASLGSRVHVHTLSEDDTATDMRLFLQAKLEELGRLDSEEERGQMCEKILHKASGSFLWVRLILQELEKTWTRESMEEVLQEVPVDLQEMYLRILRTIQTKSNTELAKTILRWVVLSSRPLSVDELCAAVRLDVNQTLQNGARAIPTLCGQLVFVNQANRIQIIHETARQFLTSPDCESGMAVVKPHNHTRLGTLLLRLLSGDVLKQRHARPTQGLLVRSFGRTSAAPLTSGEQVLMDYAANHFSDHIYRATAQDDELAEELCAFLTSRKLLTWMEHLAQKRDLGSINKSAMNLRAYLSRRVKYVPPTDRSVLLIDSWLTDLIRVTAKFSSQLLSCPSAIHTLIPPLCPPDSAIHTCFAADAKFPSLAVAGLRPGTWDDCLAYLDFEGQRGGGAVTVVHGQQYFAVGFTLGNIAVFDRTSVQLVSQLTHTERLQRLELSPEDQYLVSSGRGQVIVWDMQSGSKLHAFSPPGPLLAVTFLGSEELLCVTKSCQVIAWDLEIKDQQCLYWATRGATTDGFSQQIPSQPPVCAAFLKVDTDVLLAIGYRTHPVYVLNALQFEVLGNLAVPSNTGLVGMVFNQNPEIPALLVNSSSGSLHIFNYHSMTLESTQVNLCAGTIACSEDGRSLVVGGEDGVIRVFEFDLDSTGRIVLHLFYCIDSLEGAVRGAAFSSDGLRFLEIRSQQCRIWAPAALVRKDNELESASDAISLPPQTPFGLKQSNAYWRSKSIGQSSEISTPLVVPRGQTAFVVAGKRDGKVIAFSVNDATELKVLYQHPSSVATLIVAGSTGYSALISVDSAGYVYVSQMSGIEDMVKGEGRTASVDGRSGQQEAVGSQSESTVSASLLLRQRFSDAGIAQVLVSPACDRLYISGYNFDELWELPSGKFIARRPHSDYGLDLFTNWVARSALQHPANEKWLTVVIGDVAHILSWETLDDLSTNHVSSGITLVRRAEPDVGAVASPPSHTTHGPPSSISLQRGNSAVSYHQCPGFCVEMLHRTPSEPCQLHVWLPDALDPANPDAAKPASDSRLAALEPVMLAILGFVNHSTLVFLDTSLWVCSIQLGGPESDSPLSLPPSRSGSSLSRGSSFSSPPLGARRPFSRTTSSAASTPEPTVPEAQTGITARRHFFALPEWRAYQGELQCTMVMPDKQAPLRRSHGAGPDFIFANGEGVVVVKSGLEFSELVTLETPSNTAPVHGYEPQAIPDGVEEQAWSNSPRAPQWKAVPGSTHRKAPWW, from the exons ATGGCACAG CAACCTCGAAAAACATCTCTAGCCGGCTTACTATCTCGCACGAGCACTACCAGGAGCGCGCACAGCCCACACAACTTGACTTCTGAACTTTCGTCCTTGTCGACCGCCGAGTCGGAGAAAGGCCCGCTCGGGTTGACAAACCTCAACTCGGTCTCGTCTTCCTTGGACCCAACTGCAGATGTCATATTTATCCATGGCCTCGGGGGTGGCAGTCGCAAAACTTGGTCTTTCTCACCAAACGCGGATCATTTTTGGCCACAGTCATGGCTCCCATCCGACCCGGACTTCGCCGATGTGCGATTTCACACATTTGGTTACAAAGCCGATTGGGCAGAACGGCAACAAAGCGCCCTAAATATTCGCGACTTTGCACTATCCCTCCTCAGCGGGCTCAAGAATAGCCCAGCCATTCGGCGAAATGATAATACACGTATCGTTCTCGTGGGCCATAGCATGGGAGGGTGCGTCGCAAAGAAGGCGTACATCCTCGCGCGCCAGGATCCGACCTGTCACGACCTCGTTCGACGATTTCACTCCATTTTCTTCATTGGCACCCCACACAGGGGCTCAAACCTCGCGGTGACTCTCGAAAACATGATCACCATGGCCTGGGGAAGGAAGCCATTTGTGGGAGACTTGATCCCTGGATCAGACGCACTCGGTGAAATAAACGAGAGTTTTCGCCACTACGCCCCGGATCTAAAACTGTGGTCGTTTTACGAGACACTCCCCGTCCGCACAGCGGTTATGAACAAAATTGTTGTCGAAAAAGACTCGGCAACGCTGGGATATCCTGGGGAAGAAATTGCTGCTTTGGATGCAGACCATCGCCAGGTCTGCAAATTCGAAACTAGTGCCAACGCAAACTTCAAGACGTTGCGGAATGCACTGCTCACATCGGTTGATCTCATTCGAGCTGCCAGTGGCCAAGATACTGCTGCAACGGCTCCCACAGCACACCCCCCGATTCAAGCTTCGTCACCTACACTGGCACCTGGCGAGGAAATATCTCGTTTAAGCCAATTTCTGGACGCAAGCCCTGATCTTGAGGATGACTTGTTGACTCTCCAGCTACTCCGGGAGCCCGGGTCTTGTAAATGGTTCGCTCAAACATCTGCTTTCACTTCTTGGAAATCTGGGACGGCCCCTGAGATTCTATGGGTGACTGGAAGGCCAGCAGCTGGAAAGTCTATCTTGTCTAGCTACATCGTGGATCAGCTTGCACCCCCTGGATCATTTTGCAGCCACTTCTTCTTCAAGCATGGTATTGAGGGCAAAAGAAGCCTGAGTGATTGTTTGAGATCTCTCGTATTTCAAATGGCAACCCACGATGCCGAAGTACGACGGCGGCTCCTTAAACTCGATGCGGCGGATATGGTTTGGGACAAAGAAGATGAGGTGAGCGTGTGGCGCAAGTTGATCACCGGCTGCATTGGGAAACTTCCCAGCATTACAAGTCATTACTGGGTCCTTGATGGGCTTGACGAGTGCCACAACTTCGGCTCCATGTTTTCGAAGAAGATATTTGCGTCACTTCCACGCGGCCTTCGCGTCTTTGTTGCAGCTCGCGATCTGGAAGAGATCCAGCGTGGTCTTGCTTCTCTCGGCTCAAGAGTACACGTACACACTCTCTCTGAAGATGACACAGCAACGGATATGAGGCTCTTCCTCCAAGCAAAACTAGAGGAGCTTGGACGTTTAGACAGCGAGGAAGAGCGCGGCCAAATGTGCGAGAAGATACTCCACAAGGCTTCCGGCTCGTTTCTTTGGGTTCGTCTGATACTGCAAGAACTCGAGAAGACGTGGACACGCGAGTCCATGGAGGAGGTACTCCAAGAAGTCCCCGTGGACCTTCAAGAGATGTATCTCCGGATATTACGGACGATTCAGACCAAGAGTAAcaccgagctggccaagacaATTCTTCGTTGGGTTGTCTTGTCGTCACGACCTCTTAGCGTGGATGAGCTCTGCGCGGCTGTGAGGCTCGACGTAAACCAAACTCTGCAAAATGGAGCCCGCGCCATACCTACCTTGTGTGGCCAGCTTGTGTTTGTAAACCAGGCCAACAGGATACAGATAATCCATGAAACTGCACGTCAGTTTCTCACTTCGCCAGACTGCGAATCTGGAATGGCAGTGGTGAAACCGCATAATCACACTCGTCTGGGGACGCTGCTCCTGCGGCTACTATCAGGAGATGTCCTCAAGCAACGGCATGCAAGACCGACACAGGGACTTTTGGTTAGGTCCTTTGGCAGGACCAGTGCGGCACCCCTGACTTCGGGCGAACAAGTCCTCATGGATTATGCCGCGAACCACTTTTCCGACCATATTTACCGTGCGACCGCCCAGGATGAtgagctggccgaggagctATGTGCATTTTTGACCAGCAGAAAGCTCCTTACTTGGATGGAACACCTGGCCCAAAAGAGGGACCTCGGGAGCATTAACAAATCCGCCATGAATCTGCGCGCATACCTAAGCCGACGAGTGAAATACGTTCCTCCCACTGACAGATCAGTCCTACTCATTGACAGTTGGCTTACTGATTTGATCCGCGTAACTGCAAAATTCAGCTCTCAGCTTCTTTCCTGCCCCTCTGCAATCCATACTTTAATCCCACCACTCTGTCCGCCGGACTCTGCGATTCACACTTGTTTTGCAGCAGACGCCAAGTTTCCTTCATTGGCGGTTGCAGGGCTGCGTCCAGGCACATGGGACGACTGTCTTGCTTACCTTGACTTTGAGGGGCAACGCGGAGGAGGGGCTGTGACTGTTGTCCACGGCCAACAATACTTTGCCGTCGGGTTTACGCTTGGAAATATTGCAGTGTTTGATAGGACCTCCGTGCAGCTAGTCTCACAGCTAACCCATACCGAACGACTGCAACGACTTGAGTTAAGCCCAGAGGACCAGTATCTAGTTTCAAGCGGGAGAGGGCAAGTCATTGTCTGGGACATGCAGTCGGGGAGTAAACTGCATGCCTTCTCACCACCAGGCCCACTGCTCGCCGTGACCTTCCTGGGCTCTGAAGAGCTACTGTGTGTGACAAAATCATGTCAGGTAATTGCGTG GGACTTGGAGATCAAAGACCAACAGTGTCTGTACTGGGCAACCAGAGGAGCTACTACTGATGGGTTTTCACAACAAATCCCCAGCCAACCTCCCGTCTGCGCGGCATTCTTAAAGGTCGACACGGATGTGTTGCTTGCAATTGGATACCGCACTCATCCTGTCTATGTGCTGAATGCACTTCAGTTTGAGGTCTTGGGCAATCTAGCGGTCCCCAGCAATACTGGACTTGTGGGAATGGTTTTCAACCAAAACCCTGAGATTCCCGCCCTGCTCGTGAACAGCTCATCGGGAAGCCTGCACATTTTCAACTACCATTCAATGACTCTGGAATCAACCCAAGTCAACCTGTGCGCCGGGACCATTGCATGCTCCGAGGATGGACGCAGTTTGGTCGTTGGAGGAGAAGACGGGGTTATTCGAGTCTTCGAATTCGACTTGGATTCGACTGGAAGGATTGTCCTCCACCTCTTCTATTGCATCGATTCTCTTGAGGGAGCTGTACGTGGGGCAGCTTTCAGCTCCGATGGGCTCCGCTTCCTTGAAATCCGCAGCCAGCAATGTCGCATCTGGGCTCCCGCGGCACTGGTTCGCAAAGACAATGAGCTGGAAAGTGCAAGCGATGCCATATCGTTGCCGCCGCAGACTCCATTCGGACTGAAGCAAAGCAACGCTTATTGGCGGTCCAAGTCTATCGGCCAGAGCTCCGAGATATCTACGCCACTTGTTGTTCCTCGTGGGCAGACTGCTTTCGTAGTCGCCGGCAAGCGAGATGGAAAAGTCATCGCCTTCTCGGTTAACGACGCGACTGAGCTCAAGGTCCTCTACCAACACCCATCATCAGTGGCTACATTGATCGTTGCAGGATCAACAGGCTATTCCGCCTTGATCTCGGTGGATTCTGCCGGTTATGTTTATGTTTCCCAGATGAGTGGTATTGAGGACATGGTCAAAGGTGAAGGTCGAACAGCATCCGTGGATGGCCGCAGTGGCCAACAAGAAGCCGTCGGATCCCAAAGTGAAAGCACCGTCTCGGCTTCGCTATTGTTAAGACAGCGCTTCTCCGATGCTGGAATTGCTCAGGTTCTGGTTAGTCCTGCCTGTGATCGCCTGTATATCAGCGGCTACAATTTCGACGAGCTATGGGAACTTCCTTCGGGCAAGTTCATAGCGAGGAGACCGCACAGCGATTATGGGCTTGACCTGTTCACCAACTGGGTCGCCCGCTCTGCACTCCAGCATCCTGCGAATGAAAAATGGCTCACCGTGGTGATTGGGGATGTGGCACATATACTTTCATGGGAGACCCTCGATGATCTCAGCACCAACCATGTCTCATCGGGTATAACACTTGTTCGAAGAGCCGAACCCGACGTTGGTGCAGTCGCCTCACCTCCAAGTCACACAACCCATGGTCCGCCGAGCAGCATCTCTTTACAACGAGGGAATAGTGCAGTGTCTTACCACCAGTGTCCGGGCTTCTGCGTCGAAATGCTTCACCGTACCCCATCGGAGCCTTGTCAGCTTCATGTATGGCTACCTGATGCTCTAGATCCGGCCAACCCAGATGCCGCAAAGCCTGCTTCCGATTCGCGCCTGGCAGCGCTGGAACCTGTGATGCTGGCCATCCTTGGCTTCGTCAACCACTCCACCCTCGTGTTTCTGGACACAAGCCTCTGGGTCTGCAGCATCCAGCTTGGCGGTCCAGAGTCGGATAGTCCTCTCTCCTTGCCACCATCTCGCTCGGGAAGCTCATTGAGTCGAGGCTCGAGCTTTTCATCCCCACCCTTGGGGGCTCGCCGACCCTTCTCCAGGACCACCTCGAGCGCGGCCAGCACTCCAGAGCCGACCGTCCCAGAAGCTCAAACCGGCATCACAGCTCGGAGGCACTTTTTTGCCCTGCCCGAGTGGCGAGCCTACCAAGGCGAGCTGCAGTGTACAATGGTGATGCCAGACAAACAGGCGCCGTTACGTAGAAGCCACGGTGCAGGTCCGGACTTCATCTTTGCAAACGGCGAGGGCGTCGTCGTGGTGAAATCAGGCCTCGAGTTCTCTGAGCTTGTCACGTTGGAAACCCCTAGTAATACGGCCCCAGTCCACGGCTATGAGCCTCAGGCGATCCCAGACGGTGTAGAAGAGCAGGCTTGGTCAAATTCACCACGTGCTCCGCAGTGGAAAGCTGTGCCTGGTAGCACGCATCGAAAGGCACCGTGGTGGTGA
- a CDS encoding aldo-keto reductase has product MSLPTHFPLNNGQKIPAVGLGTFQSEHDNSRVKQVVKTALEMGYRHIDGAHAYGNEKQIGEAIKESGIPREEIFVTSKLAQTWHEPGDVERGLDLSLRNLQLDYVDLYLMHFPHAYKAGENNETIRHPSGNGKPVIDYDLSRRYPETWQAMERLVDSGKAKAIGVCNFNVLKTKRILEIARIIPAVNQVELHPYLPQHELMEFSAKHGILLMAHQPLGGRPVPAVRGHPDQSPPTEDQTIVDVASSCGMSPAQVCLSWLIQKGIPVIPKSNQREHLRSNMQVRKLSVELFNLVDGLAALRLGGPVRFLDPSRHVGFEIFDEENDQPIEDAAAWD; this is encoded by the exons ATGAGTCTTCCAACGCATTTTCCACTTAACAACGGCCAAAAGATCCCGGCTGTTGGCTTAGGGACCTTTCAGAGCGAGCATGACAATTCTCGAGTGAAACAAGTCGTGAAAACTGCCCTGGAGATGGGGTACCGGCACATCGACGGCGCCCATGCATACGGCAATGAGAAGCAGATTGGGGAAGCCATCAAGGAGAGCGGCATTCCACGCGAGGAGATTTTCGTAACGTCAAAATT GGCACAGACGTGGCATGAGCCCGGAGATGTCGAGAGGGGCCTAGACTTGTCGCTTCGAAATCTGCAACTGGACTACG TTGATCTTTATCTGATGCACT TCCCCCATGCCTACAAGGCTGGGGAGAACAACGAGACCATTAGGCACCCAAGTGGCAATGGCAAG CCGGTCATAGACTATGACTTGTCTAGACGCTATCCAGAGACCTGGCAGGCGATGGAACGTCTTGTGGACTCTGGCAAGGCCAAGGCGATTG GGGTTTGCAACTTTAACGTGCTCAAAACCAAACGAATTCTCGAAATAGCCCGGATAATCCCAGCCGTAAACCAAGTCGAGCTTCACCC ATACCTCCCGCAGCACGAGCTGATGGAATTTTCGGCAAAGCACGGAATCCTCCTCATGGCACACCAACCACTCGGCGGCCGACCAGTGCCAGCTGTGAGAGGGCACCCTGACCAGAGCCCTCCGACGGAGGACCAGACG ATTGTCGACGTTGCCTCTAGCTGCGGCATGTCACCAGCCCAG GTTTGTCTGTCGTGGCTAATTCAGAAAGGAATCCCCGTAATTCCCAAGTCGAACCAGAGAGAGCACCTGAGGAGCAACATGCAAGTGCGCAAGCTGTCCGTGGAGCTCTTCAACCTCGTGGACGGTCTAGCCGCGTTGCGTCTCGGTGGCCCGGTTCGGTTTCTGGATCCCAGTCGTCACGTCGGCTTCGAGATATTTGACGAGGAAAACGACCAGCCGATTGAGGATGCGGCGGCTTGGGACTGA